A single region of the Cucumis melo cultivar AY chromosome 3, USDA_Cmelo_AY_1.0, whole genome shotgun sequence genome encodes:
- the LOC103485386 gene encoding phosphoribosylaminoimidazole carboxylase, chloroplastic isoform X2, which yields MAVGNVCFFVESLERGIIESLERRTLILLMFGASVSHVSLWELSVVIARGRDNSMACYPVVETIHKQNICHIVKAPASVSWEIKKLAMDVAYKAVNSLEGAGIFAVELFLTEDGQILLNEVAPRPHNSGHHTIESCKTSQFEQHLRAVLGLSLGDPSMMTPAAIMCNILGEDEGEPGFYLAHQLMQRALSISGAFVHWYNKPEMRRQRKMGHITIVGRSMSVVENLLASMLDEASEKPAVVHRVGIIMGSDSDFPVMRDAAKVLDTFGVPYEIKIVSAHRTPDWMFSYASSAQERGIEVIIAGAGGAAHLPGMVASLTPLPVIGVPVRASALDGLDSLLSIVQMPRGVPVATVAINNATNAGLLAVRMLGVADADLLSRMSQFQEDTKKNVLSKAEKLEKDGWDLQ from the exons atGGCAGTTGGAAATGTGTGCTTTTTTGTTGAGTCTTTGGAGAGAGGAATAATAGAATCTTTAGAGAGAAGGACCTTAATCCTTTTGATGTTTGGTGCCTCTGTGTCTCATGTCTCTTTGTGG GAACTGTCGGTTGTTATTGCTAGAGGTAGAGACAACTCCATGGCATGCTATCCTGTTGTTGAAACTATTCATAA GCAAAATATTTGTCACATTGTTAAAGCTCCGGCTAGTGTGTCATGGGAGATCAAGAAACTTGCAATGGATGTTGCATACAAAGCCGTCAACTCTCTAGAAGGTGCTGGCATTTTTGCTGTGGAGTTATTTCTGACAGAAGATGGTCAG ATTTTACTGAATGAAGTGGCTCCTAGACCTCATAATAGTGGTCACCACACAATTGAGTCTTGCAAGACCTCTCAATTTGAGCAGCATTTGCGGGCTGTCCTTGGTCTTTCCCTTGGAGATCCATCAATGATGACGCCAGCAGCTATTATGTGCAATATTCTAGGTGAAGATGAG GGGGAACCTGGTTTTTATCTTGCTCATCAACTGATGCAAAGGGCATTGAGTATTTCTGGAGCTTTTGTTCATTGGTATAATAAACCGG AAATGAGAAGGCAAAGAAAGATGGGTCACATCACGATTGTTGGCCGTTCTATGAGCGTTGTTGAGAATTTATTAGCATCAATGCTTGATGAAGCTTCTGAAAAGCCAGCAG TTGTGCATCGTGTTGGAATCATAATGGGCTCTGATTCAGATTTTCCTGTAATGAGAGATGCTGCAAAGGTCCTTGATACGTTTGGTGTGCCTTACGAG ATAAAGATAGTTTCTGCACATCGGACCCCCGACTGGATGTTTTCTTATGCGTCATCTGCTCAGGAGAGAGGGATAGAAGTTATCATTGCTGGTGCTGGTGGTGCAGCCCATTTACCAG GTATGGTTGCCTCTCTTACACCATTGCCTGTTATTGGCGTCCCTGTGCGTGCTTCAGCTTTGGATGGACTTGATTCTCTTCTGTCAATTGTGCAG ATGCCGAGGGGAGTTCCCGTTGCTACTGTTGCAATCAACAATGCAACCAATGCAGGTTTGTTGGCAGTGAGGATGTTGGGGGTGGCAGATGCGGATCTACTCTCAAG GATGAGCCAATTTCAAGAAGACACCAAAAAAAACGTATTGAGCAAGGCAGAAAAGTTAGAAAAAGATGGTTGGGATTTGCAGTGA
- the LOC103485386 gene encoding phosphoribosylaminoimidazole carboxylase, chloroplastic isoform X1 — protein MLLSSSSVASPSRLNYALVSDIIPTNSLSSRRSQNISWFVDSNVIPCHSFPSLLKMTHQPPRKNQSLHCSAALHSTDTLPRKDEIAVHGVSEKIVGVLGGGQLGRMLCQAASKLSIKISILDPLVNCPASSLAYYHMVGNFDDSNTVQEFAKRCDVLTVEIEHVDVATLEILEQQGVDCQPRASTIRIIQDKYLQKVHFSQHGIPLPEFMQIGDLEDAKKAGVIFGYPLMIKSKRLAYDGRGNAVAKSMEELSSAISALGGFERGLYVEKWAPFVKELSVVIARGRDNSMACYPVVETIHKQNICHIVKAPASVSWEIKKLAMDVAYKAVNSLEGAGIFAVELFLTEDGQILLNEVAPRPHNSGHHTIESCKTSQFEQHLRAVLGLSLGDPSMMTPAAIMCNILGEDEGEPGFYLAHQLMQRALSISGAFVHWYNKPEMRRQRKMGHITIVGRSMSVVENLLASMLDEASEKPAVVHRVGIIMGSDSDFPVMRDAAKVLDTFGVPYEIKIVSAHRTPDWMFSYASSAQERGIEVIIAGAGGAAHLPGMVASLTPLPVIGVPVRASALDGLDSLLSIVQMPRGVPVATVAINNATNAGLLAVRMLGVADADLLSRMSQFQEDTKKNVLSKAEKLEKDGWDLQ, from the exons ATGCTACTATCGAGCTCCTCGGTGGCTTCACCTAGCCGTCTAAATTATGCATTAGTTTCGGATATTATTCCTACAAACTCTCTATCTTCGCGAAGAAGTCAAAATATAAGTTGGTTTGTTGATTCAAACGTCATCCCATGTCATAGTTTCCCTTCACTGCTAAAAATGACCCATCAACCACCGCGCAAGAATCAGAGTCTACATTGCTCCGCAGCACTTCATTCTACTGACACACTTCCTCG GAAAGATGAAATTGCTGTTCATGGAGTTTCTGAAAAAATTGTTGGTGTACTAGGAGGGGGCCAGTTGGGTCGAATGCTATGTCAAGCAGCCTCCAAACTGTCCATCAAAATCTCAATTCTCGATCCACTTGTAAACTGTCCAGCTAGTTCGTTAGCTTACTATCACATGGTTGGTAACTTTGATGACAGTAATACTGTTCAAGAATTTGCTAAGAG ATGTGACGTATTAACAGTTGAAATTGAACACGTTGATGTGGCCACACTAGAGATTCTCGAGCAACAGGGGGTTGATTGTCAACCTAGAGCATCTACCATCCGTATAATTCAG GACAAATATCTCCAAAAAGTTCATTTTTCTCAGCATGGAATTCCATTGCCCGAGTTCATGCAG ATCGGTGATCTTGAAGATGCAAAGAAAGCAGGTGTAATATTTGGTTATCCTCTCATGATCAAGAGCAAAAGATTAGCTTATGATGGACGTGGAAATGCTGTTGCGAAAAGTATGGAGGAGCTTTCTTCTGCCATTTCTG CTCTAGGTGGATTTGAGCGTGGCTTATATGTTGAGAAGTGGGCACCTTTTGTGAAG GAACTGTCGGTTGTTATTGCTAGAGGTAGAGACAACTCCATGGCATGCTATCCTGTTGTTGAAACTATTCATAA GCAAAATATTTGTCACATTGTTAAAGCTCCGGCTAGTGTGTCATGGGAGATCAAGAAACTTGCAATGGATGTTGCATACAAAGCCGTCAACTCTCTAGAAGGTGCTGGCATTTTTGCTGTGGAGTTATTTCTGACAGAAGATGGTCAG ATTTTACTGAATGAAGTGGCTCCTAGACCTCATAATAGTGGTCACCACACAATTGAGTCTTGCAAGACCTCTCAATTTGAGCAGCATTTGCGGGCTGTCCTTGGTCTTTCCCTTGGAGATCCATCAATGATGACGCCAGCAGCTATTATGTGCAATATTCTAGGTGAAGATGAG GGGGAACCTGGTTTTTATCTTGCTCATCAACTGATGCAAAGGGCATTGAGTATTTCTGGAGCTTTTGTTCATTGGTATAATAAACCGG AAATGAGAAGGCAAAGAAAGATGGGTCACATCACGATTGTTGGCCGTTCTATGAGCGTTGTTGAGAATTTATTAGCATCAATGCTTGATGAAGCTTCTGAAAAGCCAGCAG TTGTGCATCGTGTTGGAATCATAATGGGCTCTGATTCAGATTTTCCTGTAATGAGAGATGCTGCAAAGGTCCTTGATACGTTTGGTGTGCCTTACGAG ATAAAGATAGTTTCTGCACATCGGACCCCCGACTGGATGTTTTCTTATGCGTCATCTGCTCAGGAGAGAGGGATAGAAGTTATCATTGCTGGTGCTGGTGGTGCAGCCCATTTACCAG GTATGGTTGCCTCTCTTACACCATTGCCTGTTATTGGCGTCCCTGTGCGTGCTTCAGCTTTGGATGGACTTGATTCTCTTCTGTCAATTGTGCAG ATGCCGAGGGGAGTTCCCGTTGCTACTGTTGCAATCAACAATGCAACCAATGCAGGTTTGTTGGCAGTGAGGATGTTGGGGGTGGCAGATGCGGATCTACTCTCAAG GATGAGCCAATTTCAAGAAGACACCAAAAAAAACGTATTGAGCAAGGCAGAAAAGTTAGAAAAAGATGGTTGGGATTTGCAGTGA
- the LOC103485386 gene encoding phosphoribosylaminoimidazole carboxylase, chloroplastic isoform X3 produces MDVAYKAVNSLEGAGIFAVELFLTEDGQILLNEVAPRPHNSGHHTIESCKTSQFEQHLRAVLGLSLGDPSMMTPAAIMCNILGEDEGEPGFYLAHQLMQRALSISGAFVHWYNKPEMRRQRKMGHITIVGRSMSVVENLLASMLDEASEKPAVVHRVGIIMGSDSDFPVMRDAAKVLDTFGVPYEIKIVSAHRTPDWMFSYASSAQERGIEVIIAGAGGAAHLPGMVASLTPLPVIGVPVRASALDGLDSLLSIVQMPRGVPVATVAINNATNAGLLAVRMLGVADADLLSRMSQFQEDTKKNVLSKAEKLEKDGWDLQ; encoded by the exons ATGGATGTTGCATACAAAGCCGTCAACTCTCTAGAAGGTGCTGGCATTTTTGCTGTGGAGTTATTTCTGACAGAAGATGGTCAG ATTTTACTGAATGAAGTGGCTCCTAGACCTCATAATAGTGGTCACCACACAATTGAGTCTTGCAAGACCTCTCAATTTGAGCAGCATTTGCGGGCTGTCCTTGGTCTTTCCCTTGGAGATCCATCAATGATGACGCCAGCAGCTATTATGTGCAATATTCTAGGTGAAGATGAG GGGGAACCTGGTTTTTATCTTGCTCATCAACTGATGCAAAGGGCATTGAGTATTTCTGGAGCTTTTGTTCATTGGTATAATAAACCGG AAATGAGAAGGCAAAGAAAGATGGGTCACATCACGATTGTTGGCCGTTCTATGAGCGTTGTTGAGAATTTATTAGCATCAATGCTTGATGAAGCTTCTGAAAAGCCAGCAG TTGTGCATCGTGTTGGAATCATAATGGGCTCTGATTCAGATTTTCCTGTAATGAGAGATGCTGCAAAGGTCCTTGATACGTTTGGTGTGCCTTACGAG ATAAAGATAGTTTCTGCACATCGGACCCCCGACTGGATGTTTTCTTATGCGTCATCTGCTCAGGAGAGAGGGATAGAAGTTATCATTGCTGGTGCTGGTGGTGCAGCCCATTTACCAG GTATGGTTGCCTCTCTTACACCATTGCCTGTTATTGGCGTCCCTGTGCGTGCTTCAGCTTTGGATGGACTTGATTCTCTTCTGTCAATTGTGCAG ATGCCGAGGGGAGTTCCCGTTGCTACTGTTGCAATCAACAATGCAACCAATGCAGGTTTGTTGGCAGTGAGGATGTTGGGGGTGGCAGATGCGGATCTACTCTCAAG GATGAGCCAATTTCAAGAAGACACCAAAAAAAACGTATTGAGCAAGGCAGAAAAGTTAGAAAAAGATGGTTGGGATTTGCAGTGA